The following coding sequences lie in one Phycicoccus duodecadis genomic window:
- a CDS encoding PIG-L family deacetylase yields MRGLLDGLVSAGTPARLLFVHAHPDDETLTTGVALAHHVARGDDVHVLTCTLGEEGEVIPPALAHLEGDGPALAAHRRGELAAAVAALGVTHHLLGAAGPHDAPAFRDSGMAGSAAAADPRAFAGVPLAVAAEAVGAVLDAVDPHVVVTYDAGGGYGHPDHVRTHEATRLAAASRGVPVLGVLVPLSWATQDREWLARSVPEGEGWVLPTAEHAYAANVVPDEVATRAVVDPSVVPVQEGALRAHATQVVLGAGWYALSNHHVFRLAGREAYALLDPDTGRPLPEGRP; encoded by the coding sequence GTGAGGGGTCTCCTCGACGGTCTCGTCAGCGCCGGGACCCCCGCGCGGCTCCTCTTCGTGCACGCCCACCCCGACGACGAGACCCTGACCACCGGTGTCGCCCTGGCGCACCACGTGGCGCGCGGCGACGACGTGCACGTCCTGACCTGCACCCTGGGCGAGGAGGGCGAGGTCATCCCGCCCGCGCTGGCCCACCTCGAGGGCGACGGCCCCGCCCTGGCGGCCCATCGCCGCGGTGAGCTGGCGGCGGCCGTCGCCGCGCTCGGGGTCACCCACCACCTGCTGGGCGCAGCCGGCCCGCACGACGCCCCCGCCTTCCGCGACTCCGGCATGGCCGGTTCCGCCGCCGCGGCCGACCCGCGCGCCTTCGCCGGGGTCCCCCTGGCGGTCGCGGCCGAGGCCGTCGGCGCGGTCCTCGACGCGGTCGACCCCCACGTCGTCGTCACCTACGACGCCGGCGGCGGCTACGGGCATCCCGACCACGTGCGCACCCATGAGGCCACCCGGCTCGCGGCCGCGAGCCGGGGCGTGCCCGTGCTCGGGGTCCTGGTGCCGCTGTCGTGGGCCACGCAGGACCGCGAGTGGCTGGCCCGCTCCGTGCCCGAGGGCGAGGGCTGGGTGCTGCCCACCGCCGAGCACGCCTACGCGGCCAACGTCGTGCCCGACGAGGTCGCGACCCGCGCCGTGGTCGACCCGTCGGTGGTCCCGGTGCAGGAGGGCGCCCTGCGCGCCCACGCCACCCAGGTCGTGCTCGGCGCCGGCTGGTACGCCCTCTCGAACCACCACGTGTTCCGGCTCGCCGGGCGCGAGGCCTACGCCCTGCTCGACCCCGACACGGGGCGGCCCCTGCCCGAAGGACGACCGTGA
- a CDS encoding flavin reductase family protein, with product MTDSDPALDPSLFRQAMGRLVQGVSVLTTRYEGHDHAMTADTVTSVSLEPLLVLACVETESRWHDAVLECGVWGVSVLSADQRALSEWFATRGRPLHGQLDRTPFHRGARTGVALLDGAMTHLEVRTTSTLEAGDHVIVVGEVLGLGLPDTVGPALVHYRGRYGSIE from the coding sequence GTGACCGACTCCGACCCCGCGCTCGACCCCAGCCTCTTCCGTCAGGCGATGGGCCGCCTGGTGCAGGGCGTCAGCGTCCTGACCACGCGGTACGAGGGCCACGACCACGCGATGACGGCCGACACCGTCACGTCGGTCTCGCTCGAGCCGCTCCTCGTGCTGGCCTGCGTCGAGACCGAGAGCCGCTGGCACGACGCCGTCCTGGAGTGCGGGGTCTGGGGGGTCTCGGTGCTCTCGGCCGACCAGCGCGCCCTGTCGGAGTGGTTCGCGACCCGGGGCCGCCCCCTGCACGGCCAGCTCGACCGCACGCCCTTCCACCGGGGTGCGCGCACCGGCGTCGCGCTGCTCGACGGGGCCATGACTCACCTCGAGGTCCGCACCACCTCCACGCTGGAGGCCGGTGACCATGTCATCGTCGTGGGTGAGGTCCTCGGGCTGGGCCTCCCCGACACCGTCGGGCCCGCCCTCGTCCACTACCGCGGCCGCTACGGGAGCATCGAATGA
- a CDS encoding ABC transporter substrate-binding protein, with protein sequence MLLAALVVVALAVGGALWAGNRGPTASPETRPSSAVGDRVDTRGGAVHALSLGPVATWDPQRMASRSDMAFAGRVFARTLTAYAPSTDPARQARLVSDLATDVGTPSQDLRTWTFTLRDDVTWQDGSPVTCEDVAYGISRTFAVDAVKGGPSDALAVLAVPRNADGSSVYAGPYAKGAKAAAGQAAFDKAVACAGRKLTFSLSMAVGDFNEMLTQPAFGPVKASVDRGVKGTYDVFSSGPYMLRGTWEPGRGGTFVRNPHWTASSDPIRKAYPDEIRYQEGLTTQTVAQQIMADNDSGRVSVSLGSAPPAIQQHITAVQSLEERSLNPRTGVVDYLVPNTRSPAFKDPLVRQALAAATNRDAYVTAIGGATAADPSLSLLPAAVPAHHGDDPVGAGTRGDAARAKALLAKAGVTTPVAFTVAYRSDPTSDKAIAALVAGWRQAGFAPTTKPIADDYFSTISDPAAAAGIDLFWSNWAPAWASASTILPPLFDSSINITAAGPGRDYGYFADPDINTLMAKAGAMVDRGEREKAWGEVDRQLLAQGAYIGLAERRALYIAGSGVRNLSANAVLGGVVEFADIAVTP encoded by the coding sequence ATGCTGCTCGCCGCCCTGGTCGTCGTGGCCCTGGCCGTGGGCGGGGCCCTCTGGGCCGGCAACCGCGGTCCCACGGCCTCGCCCGAGACCCGGCCCAGCTCGGCGGTCGGTGACCGGGTCGACACCCGTGGCGGCGCCGTGCACGCCCTGTCGCTCGGGCCGGTCGCCACGTGGGACCCGCAGCGGATGGCCTCCCGCTCCGACATGGCCTTCGCCGGCCGGGTCTTCGCCCGCACCCTGACGGCCTACGCACCGAGCACCGACCCCGCGCGGCAGGCCCGGCTGGTCTCCGACCTCGCCACCGACGTCGGCACGCCGTCGCAGGACCTGCGCACCTGGACCTTCACGCTCCGCGACGACGTCACGTGGCAGGACGGCAGCCCCGTGACCTGCGAGGACGTCGCCTACGGCATCTCGCGGACCTTCGCCGTGGACGCCGTCAAGGGCGGCCCGAGCGACGCCCTGGCCGTGCTGGCCGTGCCGCGCAACGCCGACGGCTCCAGCGTCTACGCCGGCCCCTACGCCAAGGGCGCCAAGGCCGCGGCCGGCCAGGCGGCGTTCGACAAGGCCGTCGCCTGCGCGGGCCGGAAGCTGACCTTCTCGCTGAGCATGGCGGTGGGCGACTTCAACGAGATGCTCACCCAGCCCGCCTTCGGGCCGGTGAAGGCCTCGGTCGACCGCGGCGTCAAGGGGACCTACGACGTCTTCTCGTCCGGTCCCTACATGCTGCGCGGTACCTGGGAGCCCGGGCGCGGAGGGACCTTCGTCCGCAACCCGCACTGGACCGCGAGCAGCGACCCGATCCGCAAGGCCTACCCCGACGAGATCCGCTACCAGGAGGGCCTCACGACCCAGACGGTGGCGCAGCAGATCATGGCCGACAACGACAGCGGGCGGGTGTCGGTGTCGCTCGGCTCCGCACCCCCGGCCATCCAGCAGCACATCACCGCCGTGCAGAGCCTCGAGGAGCGCTCGCTCAACCCGCGCACCGGGGTCGTCGACTACCTCGTCCCCAACACCCGCAGCCCTGCCTTCAAGGACCCCCTGGTCCGCCAGGCCCTCGCGGCGGCCACCAACCGCGACGCCTACGTGACCGCCATCGGCGGCGCCACGGCGGCCGACCCCTCGCTCTCGCTGCTGCCGGCCGCGGTGCCCGCGCACCACGGCGACGACCCGGTCGGCGCCGGCACCCGGGGCGACGCAGCGCGGGCGAAGGCGCTGCTCGCCAAGGCGGGGGTCACGACCCCGGTGGCCTTCACGGTCGCGTACCGCTCCGACCCCACGTCCGACAAGGCGATCGCGGCCCTGGTCGCGGGGTGGCGCCAGGCGGGCTTCGCGCCCACGACCAAGCCCATCGCCGACGACTACTTCTCGACCATCTCCGACCCGGCGGCCGCGGCCGGCATCGACCTGTTCTGGTCGAACTGGGCCCCCGCCTGGGCCTCCGCCTCGACCATCCTCCCGCCGCTGTTCGACAGCTCCATCAACATCACCGCCGCCGGGCCGGGTCGCGACTACGGCTACTTCGCCGACCCCGACATCAACACCCTGATGGCCAAGGCCGGTGCCATGGTCGACCGCGGGGAGCGCGAGAAGGCCTGGGGCGAGGTCGACCGGCAGCTGCTGGCCCAGGGCGCCTACATCGGCCTGGCCGAGCGGCGGGCGCTGTACATCGCGGGGTCCGGGGTGCGCAACCTGTCGGCCAACGCGGTGCTCGGCGGCGTCGTCGAGTTCGCGGACATCGCGGTCACCCCGTGA
- the typA gene encoding translational GTPase TypA, with the protein MSLSRRDDLRNVAIVAHVDHGKTTLVDKMLWQSGAFGEHEHIADRAMDSGDLEREKGITILAKNTAVHYSGKAAIDAGVADGMTINIIDTPGHADFGGEVERGLSMVDGVVLLVDASEGPLPQTRFVLRKALALKMPVVLCINKVDRPDARIAEVVDEVYELFMDLMVDAEHHQDQLEFPIVYASAKAGRASMTRPADGGMPDGDDLEPLFRTIIETIPAPSYDPEAPLQAHVTNLDASNFLGRLALLRVHNGTIRKGQTVAWCRRDGSISPVKITELLMTEALERRPAEQAGPGDIIAVAGIPEITIGETLADADDPRPLPLITVDEPAISMTIGINTSPMAGRVKGAKVTARLVKDRLDRELVGNVSMRVLPTERPDAWEVQGRGELALAILVEQMRREGYELTVGKPVVVTREVDGKIHEPVERVTIDTPEEYLGAITQLLAARKGRMEQMTNHGTGWVRMEYLVPSRGLIGFRTQFLTDTRGTGIANHVFEGYEPWLGDISTRISGSLVSDRSGAATAYAMANLQERGTLFIPPTTEVYEGMIVGENSRVDDMDVNITKEKKLTNVRSAGADVLERLAPPRALSLEQSLEFCREDECVEVTPEAVRIRKVELDQTLRARAAARARRS; encoded by the coding sequence ATGTCTCTCTCACGCCGCGACGACCTTCGTAACGTCGCCATCGTCGCGCACGTCGACCACGGAAAGACCACTCTGGTCGACAAGATGCTCTGGCAGTCGGGGGCGTTCGGCGAGCACGAGCACATCGCCGACCGCGCCATGGACAGCGGTGACCTCGAGCGCGAGAAGGGCATCACCATCCTCGCGAAGAACACCGCCGTGCACTACTCGGGCAAGGCCGCGATCGACGCCGGCGTGGCCGACGGCATGACGATCAACATCATCGACACCCCCGGTCACGCCGACTTCGGCGGCGAGGTCGAGCGCGGCCTGTCGATGGTCGACGGCGTCGTGCTGCTGGTCGACGCCAGCGAGGGCCCGCTGCCGCAGACCCGTTTCGTGCTGCGCAAGGCGCTCGCCCTGAAGATGCCCGTCGTGCTGTGCATCAACAAGGTCGACCGCCCCGACGCCCGCATCGCCGAGGTCGTCGACGAGGTCTACGAGCTCTTCATGGACCTCATGGTCGACGCCGAGCACCACCAGGACCAGCTCGAGTTCCCCATCGTCTACGCCTCCGCCAAGGCCGGCCGCGCCTCGATGACCCGCCCCGCCGACGGCGGCATGCCCGACGGTGACGACCTCGAGCCGCTGTTCCGCACCATCATCGAGACCATCCCGGCGCCGTCGTACGACCCCGAGGCCCCCCTCCAGGCGCACGTCACCAACCTCGACGCCTCGAACTTCCTGGGCCGCCTGGCCCTGCTGCGCGTGCACAACGGCACCATCCGCAAGGGTCAGACCGTCGCCTGGTGCCGCCGCGACGGCTCGATCTCCCCGGTGAAGATCACCGAGCTGCTGATGACCGAGGCGCTCGAGCGCCGCCCCGCCGAGCAGGCCGGGCCCGGCGACATCATCGCCGTCGCGGGCATCCCCGAGATCACCATCGGCGAGACCCTGGCCGACGCCGACGACCCGCGCCCCCTGCCGCTCATCACGGTCGACGAGCCCGCCATCTCGATGACCATCGGCATCAACACCAGCCCGATGGCCGGCCGGGTCAAGGGCGCCAAGGTCACCGCGCGCCTGGTCAAGGACCGCCTCGACCGCGAGCTCGTCGGCAACGTCTCGATGCGCGTGCTGCCCACCGAGCGTCCCGACGCCTGGGAGGTCCAGGGCCGCGGTGAGCTCGCGCTCGCCATCCTGGTCGAGCAGATGCGGCGCGAGGGCTACGAGCTCACGGTCGGCAAGCCCGTGGTCGTGACCCGCGAGGTCGACGGCAAGATCCACGAGCCGGTCGAGCGCGTCACCATCGACACCCCCGAGGAGTACCTCGGCGCCATCACCCAGCTGCTCGCGGCGCGCAAGGGCCGCATGGAGCAGATGACCAACCACGGCACCGGCTGGGTCCGGATGGAGTACCTGGTCCCGTCGCGTGGGCTCATCGGCTTCCGCACCCAGTTCCTCACCGACACCCGTGGCACCGGCATCGCGAACCACGTGTTCGAGGGCTACGAGCCCTGGCTCGGAGACATCTCGACCCGCATCAGCGGCAGCCTGGTGTCCGACCGCTCGGGCGCGGCCACCGCGTACGCCATGGCCAACCTCCAGGAGCGCGGGACGCTCTTCATCCCGCCGACCACCGAGGTCTACGAGGGGATGATCGTCGGCGAGAACTCGCGCGTCGACGACATGGACGTCAACATCACCAAGGAGAAGAAGCTCACCAACGTGCGCTCCGCCGGTGCCGACGTCCTCGAGCGCCTCGCCCCCCCGCGGGCCCTCTCGCTCGAGCAGTCGCTGGAGTTCTGCCGCGAGGACGAGTGCGTCGAGGTCACCCCTGAGGCGGTGCGCATCCGGAAGGTCGAGCTCGACCAGACCCTGCGCGCCCGGGCGGCGGCGCGGGCCAGGAGGAGCTGA